In the genome of Fusarium fujikuroi IMI 58289 draft genome, chromosome FFUJ_chr02, one region contains:
- a CDS encoding related to CTI6 Cyc8-Tup1 Interacting protein, which translates to MSGKRQRLARSPKQSQLVQDTAPPKRDRHRDTTHSAAPTNSNISGEAEPRRSVRATKGQHTKSFDELEPAAVPKKRQTKKTKKAKEQEQEQEQEQEQQQEQEQEEEEEDELIRCVCGATEQDEDSGEAWIACETCGAWQHNVCVGVSSFDDEIPEHYWCEQCRPDDHKELLDGIAKGEKPWEARRKAHEEESKKKKRGGRKGKGKRHSETKEEDKTKAKSSPVPVPDATKDKKETKTGKRKAREESHDADGKSAKVRRISENGATPVPVSYTPPDDLAKSIPDLPGPRTGPAKAMSKSIGHVLTLMQKQGELDLEEGSTVESMTETFSLQIERAVYDSYPVTKGQKEYNQQIKSLTFNLKNNPELCHGLVHKTLSPAALATMTSEQLASSEMKKQTAEMKAKAEKQSILYTSETGPRVRRTHKGEEVVDDETFVNDSAVPLPPGPPRRPEPQAVKKEPTGGDKADLASHPQQQDDEQRSPSHPEFDINEVFSSVKSPTATQNRRPSALVTGANGPGVDPDVDRMLQDENESPPYSPTEETQDPDVIWQGSLAMSSIADFPATAKYIGGANFASVGPWSKLIPKRMTVAGRIPEQSAIEYLCSLRYSKSTDVIVVSVSPVSPFSHTEFHNLLNYFISKKRYGVIGDKTIGNVRDTYLVPVPAGEDNYPEFMLNLVDNKIPKVRTEPMLLAVFVYHNEPDQLKHVKDGTANQQDVKALGTPVPAAHAQRSNSTASAGPAFSPATPQAPQGGFQGGFPQQSSPGQWQSTTPVPIPQPPYTRPPVPPQAPTPAPAAAPAQMSEAQRHQAQQAGVAMAHELLGQWITSPTVQFILPQAYQMARKEWEVVRRVLERDPKARDDLQHLGNLLEKESATEKTGGAAA; encoded by the exons ATGTCCGGTAAGCGACAAAGACTCGCAAGGTCCCCGAAGCAATCCCAGCTCGTTCAAGACACAGCTCCCCCAAAGCGCGACCGACACCGCGACACCACGCATTCTGCAGCACCAACTAACAGCAACATTTCAGGCGAAGCGGAACCTCGACGATCGGTACGCGCCACTAAAGGTCAGCATACCAAATCATTTGACGAACTTGAACCTGCGGCCGTGCCCAAAAAGCGACAGACtaagaagaccaagaaagccaaggagcaggaacaggaacaggaacaggaacaggaacagcagcaagagcaagagcaagaggaagaggaagaagacgaactGATCCGCTGTGTATGCGGCGCCACcgaacaagatgaagattcCGGTGAAGCCTGGATCGCTTGCGAAACCTGCGGCGCATGGCAGCACAACGTTTGTGTTGGGGTAAGCTCattcgatgatgagatccCTGAGCATTACTGGTGTGAGCAATGCAGGCCAGACGATCACAAGGAGCTCCTCGATGGCATAGCTAAGGGAGAGAAACCTTGGGAAGCTCGGCGCAAAGCACATGAGGAGgagtccaagaagaagaagcgtgGCGGACgaaaaggcaaaggcaaaCGTCACAgcgagaccaaggaggaagatAAGACCAAAGCCAAGTCTTCCCCTGTGCCTGTTCCGGACGCAACCaaagataagaaagaaacaaagacAGGGAAGCGAAAAGCCCGCGAAGAGTCTCATGACGCCGATGGCAAG TCTGCCAAGGTTCGTCGCATATCAGAGAACGGTGCAACTCCTGTTCCTGTCTCCTATACACCACCTGATGACCTCGCCAAGTCGATACCAGATCTGCCTGGTCCTCGGACTGGCCCCGCTAAAGCTATGAGCAAGTCCATCGGCCATGTTTTGACATTGATGCAGAAGCAGGGCGAACTGGACCTGGAAGAGGGCAGCACAGTTGAGTCTATGACCGAAACTTTCTCGCTCCAGATTGAGCGCGCTGTTTATGATTCTTACCCTGTGACCAAGGGACAGAAAGAATACAACCAGCAAATCAAGTCACTGACTTTCAACCTGAAGAACAATCCGGAGTTGTGTCATGGACTTGTCCATAAGACTCTATCCCCCGCAGCTCTGGCTACTATGACATCAGAGCAGCTTGCCTCGTCGgaaatgaagaagcagactGCCGAAATgaaagccaaggctgagaaacaGTCCATCCTCTATACTTCTGAGACAGGGCCTCGCGTTCGACGAACACATAAGGGCGAAGAGGTCGTTGACGACGAAACATTTGTCAACGACTCTGCTGTGCCCCTCCCACCAGGACCCCCTCGTCGACCAGAGCCTCAGGCCGTTAAGAAGGAACCTACAGGAGGCGACAAGGCGGACCTGGCTTCACACCCACAGCAGCAGGACGATGAGCAGCGATCGCCAAGTCATCCCGAATTCGACATCAATGAAGTGTTCTCCAGCGTCAAGTCTCCCACTGCAACTCAGAATAGGCGGCCTTCGGCTCTGGTAACCGGAGCCAATGGACCGGGCGTGGATCCCGATGTAGATCGCATGCTCCAAGATGAGAACGAGTCACCTCCTTATTCGCCCACGGAGGAGACTCAGGACCCCGATGTCATCTGGCAGGGCTCTCTTGCTATGAGCTCGATTGCTGACTTCCCAGCCACAGCCAAATATATCGGTGGTGCCAACTTCGCTTCAGTTGGACCGTGGTCTAAGTTGATTCCTAAGAGGATGACGGTGGCTGGACGAATCCCCGAACAAAGTGCTATCGAGTACTTATGTAGTCTTCGTTACAGTAAAAGCACCGATGTCATTGTCGTTTCAGTTTCACCGGTCTCGCCTTTTTCTCATACTGAGTTTCACAATCTTCTTAACTACTTCATCAGCAAGAAGCGGTACGGCGTAATTGGGGATAAGACAATCGGTAATGTACGAGATACATATCTGGTACCAGTTCCTGCAGGGGAAGACAACTATCCCGAGTTTATGCTCAACCTGGTCGATAACAAGATCCCCAAGGTCCGGACGGAACCAATGTTGCTTGCGGTGTTTGTTTATCATAACGAGCCTGACCAGCTCAAACATGTGAAGGATGGTACAGCCAATCAACAAGATGTCAAAGCCCTGGGGACACCAGTGCCTGCAGCGCATGCTCAGAGAAGCAACTCAACAGCGTCCGCGGGCCCGGCATTTTCTCCCGCAACCCCCCAGGCCCCTCAGGGAGGGTTTCAAGGAGGCTTCCCTCAGCAATCATCACCAGGCCAATGGCAATCAACAACTCCTGTGCCAATTCCCCAACCACCGTACACTCGGCCACCAGTGCCGCCACAagctccaacaccagcacctgCAGCTGCGCCAGCACAGATGTCAGAAGCACAAAGGCACCAGGCTCAGCAGGCGGGCGTGGCCATGGCACACGAGCTCCTGGGACAGTGGATAACATCCCCAACCGTGCAGTTCATCTTGCCTCAAGCGTACCAGATGGCCCGCAAGGAGTGGGAAGTCGTTAGGAGGGTTCTGGAGCGTGACCCGAAAGCTCGAGACGACCTGCAGCATCTTGGTAACcttctggagaaggagagcGCCACAGAAAAGACGGGAGGAGCTGCTGCATGA
- a CDS encoding probable ADE12-adenylosuccinate synthetase — translation MAITVILGAQWGDEGVSTQGELNTTDDTQALTILQKGKLVDGQCQEAQLCARAAGGHNAGHLVRPSFFSELKELEKNLTAVHDRILVSDRVNILLDLHIAVDGLEEEELGDAAIGTTRRGMLTPGLHDGLSLSAFVTSSQTFPNLNGVDNPSIGPCYQTSRARTGIKMTDVFNPEVFEQKLRRLANGFQKRFGELLKYDIEAELARFDEYRQTLSKYVVDGVAFMKSAQESNMKIVIEGANALMLDVDYGSYPFVTSSSTTLAGIIGGLALNPKNITETVGVVKAYTTRVGAGAFKTEDTEEIGTKLQEIGREWGTSTGRRRRCGWLGRYNLETLSNLVVVKYSNSINYYDSLNLTKLDVLDTFETIKIAIAYKIDGEELDSYPADLDILNRAEVVYHEMPGWQKPTTNARTYYDLPRAARDYIEYIEKFVGVKIKYIGTGPDREAMVQRA, via the exons ATGGCGATCACTGTCATTCTCGGAGCCCAATGGG GTGACGAAGGTGTGAGTACTCAGGGAGAGCTTAACACAACAGATGACACCCAGGCATTAACCATACTACAGAAGGGCAAATTGGTTGATGGACAGTGTCAGGAGGCTCAGCTCTGTGCCCGAGCCGCG GGTGGACATAACGCTGGACACCTCGTGCG CCCAAGTTTCTTTAGcgagctcaaggagcttgagaagaaccTGACTGCGGTACATGATCGGATCCTTGTTTCTGATAGGGTCAATATTCTCTTGGACCTGCACATCGCAGTGGATggtctcgaggaggaggaacttGGAG ACGCAGCTATCGGAACAACAAGACGCGGTATGCTCACCCCAGGACTCCATGATGGACTATCACTTTCTGCTTTTGTCACGTCATCGCAAACATTCCCAAATCTCAATGGCGTGGACAATCCCA GCATTGGTCCCTGCTATCAGACAAGTAGAGCG CGAACTGGCATCAAAATGACCGATGTCTTTAACCCTGAAGTTTTCGAGCAGAAGTTAAGACGCTTGGCCAATGGCTTTCAAAAGCGCTTCGGAGAACTGCTCAAATATGACATCGAGGCCGAGCTTGCTCGTTTCGATGAGTACAGGCAAACGCTCAGTAAGTACGTCGTGGACGGTGTGGCCTTTATGAAATCCGCACAGGAGAGCAACATGAAAATTGTGATCGAAGGCGCAAAC GCACTGATGCTAGATGTTGATTATGGTTCTTATCCA TTCGTCACTTCCTCAAGTACCACACTTGCTGGTATTATTGGTGGACTTGCCCTGAACCCAAAGAATATCACGGAGACGGTTGGGGTGGTCAAGGCCT ATACCACACGTGTCGGGGCCGGGGCCTTTAAGACCGAGGATACGGAAGA GATTGGCACCAAGCTCCAGGAGATTGGACGCGAATGG GGAACGTCGACTGGCCGCAGACGCCGATGTGGATG GCTTGGTAGATACAACCTCGAAACCTTGAGTA ACCTTGTTGTGGTCAAGTACAGTAACTCGATCAATTACTACGACAGCCTGAATCTCACAAAG CTCGACGTTTTGGATACCTTCGAAACAATCAAGATCGCCATTGCCTACAAGATCGATGGAGAG GAACTGGATTCTTACCCTGCGGATCTTGACATCCTGAACCGAGCTGAGGTGGTTTACCACGAGATGCCAGGCTGGCAAAAGCCGACCACCAACGCGAGGACCTACTACGACCTTCCTAGGGCAGCCCGCGATTACATCGAG TACATCGAGAAGTTTGTTGGAGTCAAG ATCAAGTACATCGGCACCGGTCCTGACCGTGAGGCCATGGTTCAGCGTGCTTAA
- a CDS encoding related to MED7-member of RNA Polymerase II transcriptional regulation mediator complex — protein sequence MAEQQQEGHSLSSMFPNPPPFWQDFTTDKISRIQELRTSYIAEHGGDPLTVRVPGIPEDLVNLQPPAEPADGRWRVFGDQYMLDDKLPTLEDQGITNLPSSSQPESKDAKRFDRAFELKRLAKSLLLNFLELSGTLSHNPSHAEAKVQDLRTLFINFHHILNEYRPHQARESVIALMQEHLDRTRAETMAIRIQVDKARRVLDGLGSLSVPDVPKALGQNTEEEDLDALAKQREADVWAATDALFT from the exons ATGGCCGAACAACAGCAAGAGGGCCATTCGCTCTCATCCATGTTCCCCAATCCGCCGCCCTTTTGGCAAGACTTTACAACAGATAAGATTTCTCGGATTCAAGAACTAAGGACTTCATACATCGCGGAGCATGGTGGCGATCCTTTGACAGTCCGCGTGCCTGGTATTCCCGAAGATCTCGTCAATCTGCAACCTCCGGCTGAGCCAGCCGATGGACGCTGGCGTGTATTTGGCGATCAGTACATG CTGGACGACAAGCTTCCAACTCTCGAAGACCAGGGGATTACCAATcttccctcatcatcacagcCCGAGTCCAAGGATGCTAAGCGCTTTGATCGCGCCTTTGAGCTCAAACGGCTTGCTAAATCGCTTCTATTAAACTTTCTCGAGCTCTCTGGGACATTATCGCATAATCCATCGCACGCCGAAGCAAAAGTGCAAGACTTGCGCAcactcttcatcaactttCACCACATCCTCAATGAGTACCGGCCACATCAAGCACGCGAATCAGTCATTGCGCTCATGCAAGAGCACCTAGACCGCACACGGGCTGAGACCATGGCCATAAGGATACAGGTGGACAAGGCACGCCGCGTACTCGATGGCTTGGGCAGCCTAAGCGTACCCGATGTGCCCAAGGCTTTAGGACAGAAcaccgaggaggaagatttGGATGCGTTGGCGAAACAAAGAGAAGCAGACGTGTGGGCTGCCACAGATGCCTTATTTACTTGA